A region of Thermobifida halotolerans DNA encodes the following proteins:
- a CDS encoding NAD(P)-dependent malic enzyme, translated as MTSDHHSRLDADPAFALHRGGKLEVHSTVEVNDHEGLALAYTPGVARVCSAIADHPELVDAYTWKSKVVAVVTDGTAVLGLGDIGPEASLPVMEGKSLLFKQFAGVDSVPIALACTDVDEVVETVARMAPSFGGINLEDISAPRCFEIERRLRERLDIPVFHDDQHGTAIVALAALRNAARVTGRELGDLRAVVSGAGASGIAVSRMLIKGGIGDIAVADSKGIIYGGRAGLNEHKAALAAVSNRAGLQGSIESALAGADVFVGLSAGEVPEEVVATMADNAIICAMANPNPEVHPDVARKYAAVVATGRSDFPNQINNVLAFPGVFRGAMEVRATDITENMKLAAANALADLVGDDLAPDYIIPSPFDERVVPAVSSAVADQAREDGVARA; from the coding sequence GTGACCAGCGATCACCATTCCCGGCTCGACGCCGATCCCGCGTTCGCTCTGCACCGCGGCGGCAAGCTGGAAGTCCACTCGACCGTCGAGGTCAACGACCACGAGGGCCTGGCCCTGGCCTACACGCCGGGCGTGGCACGGGTCTGCAGCGCCATCGCCGACCACCCGGAGCTGGTGGACGCCTACACCTGGAAGAGCAAGGTCGTCGCTGTGGTCACCGACGGCACCGCCGTGCTGGGGTTGGGGGACATCGGCCCCGAGGCCTCCCTGCCCGTGATGGAGGGCAAGTCGCTGCTGTTCAAGCAGTTCGCCGGAGTCGACTCGGTGCCGATCGCGCTGGCCTGCACCGACGTCGACGAGGTGGTCGAGACGGTGGCCCGCATGGCACCGTCCTTCGGTGGGATCAACCTGGAGGACATCTCCGCTCCCCGCTGCTTCGAGATCGAGCGGCGGCTGCGGGAACGCCTCGACATCCCGGTCTTCCACGACGACCAGCACGGCACCGCCATCGTGGCGCTGGCCGCGCTGCGCAACGCGGCCCGGGTGACCGGACGGGAGCTCGGCGACCTGCGGGCCGTCGTGTCCGGGGCCGGAGCGTCGGGCATCGCGGTCTCGCGCATGCTGATCAAGGGCGGTATCGGCGACATCGCGGTGGCCGACAGCAAGGGCATCATCTACGGGGGGCGGGCGGGCCTCAACGAGCACAAGGCCGCGCTCGCCGCCGTCAGCAACAGGGCCGGGCTCCAGGGCTCCATCGAGTCCGCGCTGGCCGGAGCCGACGTGTTCGTCGGCCTGTCCGCGGGCGAGGTGCCCGAGGAGGTCGTCGCCACGATGGCCGACAACGCCATCATCTGCGCCATGGCCAACCCCAACCCCGAGGTCCACCCCGACGTCGCCCGCAAGTACGCGGCGGTCGTGGCCACCGGGCGCAGCGACTTCCCCAACCAGATCAACAACGTGCTGGCGTTCCCGGGTGTCTTCCGCGGCGCCATGGAGGTGCGCGCCACGGACATCACCGAGAACATGAAGCTCGCGGCGGCCAACGCACTGGCCGACCTGGTCGGCGACGACCTCGCGCCCGACTACATCATTCCCAGTCCGTTCGACGAGCGGGTCGTCCCGGCGGTCTCCTCGGCCGTCGCCGACCAGGCCCGCGAGGACGGGGTCGCCCGGGCGTGA
- a CDS encoding helix-turn-helix domain-containing protein, with amino-acid sequence MAAGYNSPTARRRRLGVELRRLREKAGFTGEEAAARMSWSGSKLSRIERGQVSSNSDDIRDLLELYGVDDPGIRQALVLLARESRRRGWWHVYGDVIPERFDVYLGLEPEACALRFYHGQLVPGLFQTREYAQALLEAHPAPVEPHEISRRVELRMRRQEILAREDPPNVWMVLDEATVHRVVGDPTTMADQLRHLIRMSELPHITLQILPFGRGAHPGLDGAFDILEFSEPEVYAPRLVHLENLTSSLYIEKAKEVRTYTVAFEHLRTAALHPVETRLLLTEREERMRALAPPPDPEE; translated from the coding sequence GTGGCCGCTGGCTACAACAGTCCCACCGCTCGGCGGCGCCGTCTGGGTGTGGAGCTGCGCCGCCTGCGGGAGAAGGCCGGTTTCACCGGGGAGGAGGCCGCCGCGCGGATGTCGTGGTCGGGCAGCAAACTCTCCCGGATCGAACGCGGCCAGGTGTCGAGCAACTCCGACGACATCCGGGACCTGCTGGAACTGTACGGGGTCGACGATCCCGGAATCCGCCAGGCGCTGGTCCTGCTCGCCCGCGAGTCACGCCGCCGCGGCTGGTGGCACGTGTACGGCGACGTGATCCCGGAGCGGTTCGACGTCTACCTCGGCCTGGAACCGGAGGCGTGCGCGCTGCGGTTCTACCACGGGCAACTGGTTCCCGGACTCTTCCAGACCAGGGAGTACGCCCAGGCCCTGCTGGAGGCGCACCCCGCACCGGTCGAACCGCACGAGATCAGCCGCCGGGTGGAGCTGCGGATGCGCCGCCAGGAGATCCTGGCCCGGGAGGACCCGCCGAACGTGTGGATGGTACTGGACGAGGCGACCGTCCACCGCGTCGTCGGCGACCCGACGACCATGGCCGACCAGTTGCGGCACCTCATCCGGATGAGCGAACTGCCGCACATCACCCTGCAGATCCTGCCGTTCGGCCGGGGCGCGCACCCCGGACTGGACGGCGCGTTCGACATCCTGGAGTTCAGCGAGCCCGAGGTCTACGCGCCGCGCCTGGTGCACCTGGAGAACTTGACCAGCAGCCTCTACATCGAGAAGGCCAAGGAGGTGCGGACCTACACGGTCGCCTTCGAGCACCTGCGCACCGCCGCGCTGCATCCGGTGGAGACGCGGCTCCTGCTGACCGAGCGCGAGGAGCGGATGCGGGCGCTGGCCCCGCCCCCCGATCCGGAGGAGTGA
- a CDS encoding PadR family transcriptional regulator produces the protein MSTIFGHGRLRLYLLKLLDESPRHGYEIISLLRDRFLGVYSPSPGTIYPRLARLEEEGLVTHEEVDGRKVYRLTDKGRAELRDRGRDLDDLEREITESVRDIAQAVQRDVRDTISHLREELKVAARATRRDRSRQEKTEEAGAEDVWGKAATEGAETGGHARGRAGEREHGFRWNREWEKFAHGFSWGTRVRGATERGACTDFERTLRDFADRVRDVAREAGTVSEAAVSDLRRILDETLEVIRRDAAHWGPPESTAKRPEEETEKAAPPKDDSGPGSPKG, from the coding sequence ATGAGCACCATCTTCGGCCATGGCCGACTCCGCCTGTACCTGCTGAAACTGCTGGACGAGAGCCCCCGGCACGGCTACGAGATCATCAGCCTGCTGCGGGACCGCTTCCTCGGCGTCTACTCCCCCTCGCCCGGCACCATCTACCCCCGGCTCGCCCGTCTGGAGGAGGAGGGCCTGGTCACCCACGAGGAGGTCGACGGGCGCAAGGTCTACCGGCTCACCGACAAGGGCCGCGCCGAACTGCGCGACCGCGGCCGGGACCTCGACGACCTGGAGCGGGAGATCACCGAGTCGGTGCGCGACATCGCCCAGGCGGTGCAGCGCGACGTCCGCGACACCATCAGCCACCTGCGGGAGGAGCTGAAGGTGGCGGCCCGGGCCACCCGGCGTGACCGGTCCCGGCAGGAGAAGACCGAAGAGGCGGGCGCCGAGGACGTGTGGGGAAAGGCCGCCACCGAGGGCGCCGAAACCGGCGGGCACGCCCGCGGGCGGGCGGGCGAGCGCGAGCACGGCTTCCGGTGGAACCGCGAGTGGGAGAAGTTCGCCCACGGCTTCAGCTGGGGCACCCGGGTCCGGGGAGCGACGGAACGCGGCGCGTGCACCGACTTCGAGCGGACGCTGCGCGACTTCGCCGACCGGGTCCGCGACGTCGCCCGCGAGGCGGGCACCGTCAGCGAGGCCGCGGTCAGCGACCTGCGCCGCATCCTGGACGAGACCCTGGAGGTCATCCGCCGGGACGCCGCCCACTGGGGCCCCCCGGAATCCACCGCGAAGCGCCCCGAGGAGGAGACCGAGAAGGCCGCCCCGCCGAAGGACGACAGCGGTCCGGGCAGCCCGAAGGGCTGA
- a CDS encoding DUF4097 family beta strand repeat-containing protein, whose product MARWTIDQPTTRTLDGIVALRVRIIGGHVNILPTDDPVTFEISEISGEPLLVSHEAGILTVTYADLTRGGLLDRLRPVQLNSYRDLPKRSATVSIRVPHDCPVEVTSATAPIVAAGLTAKTQLRSASGDVTLDGVGGEMEVNTVSGDLEARNLTGRLSFKSVSGDLEVAGGRFSDLSGTTASGELLADVDLAPAARAALNSVSGTVALRVPTDTSATVELRSATGALDSAFSLDRQNLRGLSRLSGKIGTGVDPATITTTTVSGAVSLLRREADAPAAIPRGDA is encoded by the coding sequence ATGGCACGTTGGACCATCGACCAGCCGACCACGCGCACACTCGACGGAATCGTGGCCCTGCGCGTGCGTATCATCGGCGGCCACGTCAACATCCTGCCCACAGACGACCCGGTGACCTTCGAGATCTCCGAGATCTCGGGCGAGCCGCTCCTGGTCTCCCACGAGGCCGGAATCCTCACCGTCACCTACGCGGACCTGACCCGCGGCGGCCTGCTGGACCGGCTCCGACCGGTCCAGTTGAACAGCTACCGCGACCTGCCGAAGCGGAGCGCGACCGTCAGCATCCGCGTCCCACACGACTGCCCGGTCGAGGTCACCTCCGCCACGGCGCCGATCGTGGCCGCCGGGCTGACCGCCAAGACCCAGCTGCGCAGTGCCTCCGGAGACGTCACCCTGGACGGCGTGGGCGGCGAGATGGAGGTCAACACCGTCTCCGGTGACCTCGAAGCCCGCAACCTCACCGGCAGACTCTCCTTCAAGAGCGTCAGCGGTGACCTGGAGGTGGCCGGAGGCCGGTTCTCCGACCTGTCCGGCACGACCGCGTCGGGGGAGCTGCTCGCCGACGTCGACCTGGCCCCGGCCGCCCGGGCCGCCCTGAACTCCGTCTCCGGGACGGTGGCCCTGCGGGTGCCCACCGACACCTCGGCCACCGTCGAACTGCGGTCGGCCACCGGCGCCCTGGACTCGGCGTTCAGCCTGGACCGGCAGAACCTCCGAGGTCTCAGCCGGCTGAGCGGCAAGATCGGTACCGGGGTCGACCCCGCCACCATCACCACGACCACCGTGTCCGGCGCCGTCTCGCTGCTGCGCAGGGAGGCCGACGCCCCGGCCGCGATCCCGAGGGGGGACGCATGA
- a CDS encoding DUF6104 family protein — protein sequence MYYTDRGIEELEKRRGEEEVTLAWLAEQLRTFTDLHPEFETAVDRLATWLARDDDDE from the coding sequence ATGTACTACACCGATCGCGGAATCGAGGAGCTGGAGAAGCGCCGCGGCGAGGAGGAGGTCACCCTGGCGTGGCTCGCCGAGCAGTTGCGGACCTTCACCGACCTGCACCCGGAGTTCGAGACCGCTGTCGATCGGCTGGCCACCTGGTTGGCCCGCGACGATGACGACGAGTAG
- a CDS encoding multifunctional oxoglutarate decarboxylase/oxoglutarate dehydrogenase thiamine pyrophosphate-binding subunit/dihydrolipoyllysine-residue succinyltransferase subunit, with product MSSEASQPLTDFGPNEWLVDELHRKYLADPNSVDKAWWNFFADYRSGSATNGATSPAKDTRSDGGARSAAPAPAAKADTTAGASKSSPAARPAAASKPAAPAKSGDGAGDALAVSEERLRGASARTAANMESSLTLPTATSVRSVPVKLLFDNRIVINNHLRRGRGGKVSFTHLIGYAMVKALESVPVMNYSYTEIDGKPAVAKPEHVNFGLAIDLARPDGSRQLVVPSIKAAETMNFKEFWSAYEEVVRKARNNKLGVADFQGTTISLTNPGGIGTVHSVPRLMPGQGTILGVGSMEYPAEFQGASPETLNQLAISKVMTLTSTYDHRIIQGAQSGEFLRTIHQLLLGEDGFYDEIFESLRIPYEPVRWVQDISVNRDSQLDKATRVQELIHAYRVRGHLMANTDPLEYKQRRHPDLDVLEHGLTLWDLDREFPTGGFGGKPVMKLRDILGVLRDTYCRTVGIEYMHIQSPEEREWIQARVEREPEKIGREEQLHILRRLNSAEAFETFLQTKYVGQKRFSLEGGESLIPLLDGVISKAAKAQLDEVVIGMAHRGRLNVLANICGKSYAQIFGEFEGNLDPRSAHGSGDVKYHLGTEGTFTTPEGEKIAITLAANPSHLETVDPVAEGIVRAKQDVLNKGANGFTVLPVLIHGDAAFAGQGVVAETLNLSQLRGYRTGGTVHIIVNNQVGFTTSPKDSRSSVYATDVARMVQAPIFHVNGDDPEAVVRVAQLAFAYRQAFNKDVVIDLVCYRRRGHNEADNPSFTQPLMYDVIDAKRSTRKLYTEALIGRGDISVEEAEQALRDYQQQLERAFTETREAAKKPVEPGSVIKPEVFDEGRIDHSATGTAITDEVVKRVVETQVSLPEGFTPHPRLLPQLQRRARMVEEDKIDWALGETLAFGSLLIDGHPVRLVGQDSRRGTFGQRHAVLVDRDTGAEHTPLKKFDRGTSKFYVHDSLLSEYAALGFEYGYSVERPDALVAWEAQFGDFVNGAQTVIDEYISSGEQKWGQRSSVTLLLPHGYEGQGPDHSSGRIERFLQLCAQENMTVALPTTPANYFHLLRWQVKSPYRRPLVVFTPKSMLRHKAAVSATSEFTSGAFQPLIPDTSGIAPNDVRRVVLCSGKVYYDLDAARRSTGDTHTAIIRVERLYPLPIDEIRQQLKAFPNAGEVLWVQEEPANMGPWPFVALVFSEQLDRPFTRVSRSASSSPAAGSAKRHELEQQALVNTVFPPTD from the coding sequence GTGTCGTCTGAGGCATCTCAACCCCTGACAGATTTCGGCCCGAACGAGTGGCTGGTCGACGAGCTTCACAGAAAGTACCTCGCCGACCCCAACTCCGTTGACAAGGCATGGTGGAACTTCTTCGCGGACTACAGGTCCGGCTCCGCCACCAACGGGGCAACCTCCCCCGCCAAGGACACCAGGTCCGACGGCGGCGCCCGCAGCGCGGCCCCGGCCCCGGCTGCGAAGGCGGACACCACCGCGGGCGCGTCGAAGAGCTCTCCCGCTGCCCGACCTGCCGCCGCGAGCAAGCCCGCCGCCCCCGCGAAGTCCGGGGACGGCGCCGGGGACGCACTCGCGGTGTCCGAGGAGCGGCTGCGCGGCGCGTCCGCGCGCACCGCCGCCAACATGGAGTCCAGTCTCACCCTGCCCACCGCCACGAGCGTGCGGTCGGTCCCGGTGAAGCTGCTGTTCGACAACCGCATCGTGATCAACAACCACCTGCGGCGCGGACGGGGCGGCAAGGTCTCCTTCACCCACCTCATCGGCTACGCCATGGTCAAGGCGCTCGAGTCGGTCCCGGTGATGAACTACTCCTACACCGAGATCGACGGCAAGCCCGCCGTGGCCAAGCCCGAGCACGTCAACTTCGGCCTGGCGATCGACCTGGCCAGACCGGACGGCTCCCGGCAACTGGTGGTGCCGAGCATCAAGGCCGCCGAGACCATGAACTTCAAGGAGTTCTGGAGCGCCTACGAGGAGGTCGTCCGCAAGGCCCGCAACAACAAGCTGGGCGTGGCGGACTTCCAGGGCACCACCATCAGCCTCACCAACCCGGGCGGCATCGGCACCGTGCACTCGGTTCCGCGGCTGATGCCCGGCCAGGGAACCATCCTGGGCGTGGGCTCCATGGAGTACCCGGCCGAGTTCCAGGGCGCCTCCCCCGAGACCCTGAACCAGCTCGCCATCAGCAAGGTCATGACGCTGACCTCCACCTACGACCACCGCATCATCCAGGGTGCGCAGTCGGGTGAGTTCCTCCGCACCATCCACCAGTTGCTGCTGGGCGAGGACGGCTTCTACGACGAGATCTTCGAGTCCCTGCGCATCCCCTACGAGCCCGTGCGGTGGGTGCAGGACATCTCGGTCAACCGGGACAGCCAGCTCGACAAGGCCACCCGGGTCCAGGAGCTCATCCACGCCTACCGCGTGCGCGGGCACCTGATGGCCAACACCGACCCGCTGGAGTACAAGCAGCGCCGCCACCCCGACCTCGACGTCCTGGAACACGGCCTCACCCTGTGGGACCTGGACCGCGAGTTCCCGACCGGCGGGTTCGGCGGCAAGCCGGTCATGAAGCTCCGCGACATCCTGGGCGTGTTGCGCGACACCTACTGCCGCACGGTGGGTATCGAGTACATGCACATCCAGAGCCCCGAGGAGCGGGAGTGGATCCAGGCCCGCGTCGAACGCGAGCCCGAGAAGATCGGCCGCGAGGAGCAGTTGCACATCCTGCGCCGCCTCAACAGCGCCGAGGCCTTCGAGACCTTCCTGCAGACCAAGTACGTGGGTCAGAAGCGCTTCTCCCTCGAAGGCGGCGAGTCGCTGATCCCGCTGCTGGACGGGGTGATCTCCAAGGCCGCCAAGGCCCAACTGGACGAGGTCGTCATCGGCATGGCCCACCGGGGCCGCCTGAACGTGCTGGCCAACATCTGCGGCAAGTCCTACGCGCAGATCTTCGGTGAGTTCGAGGGCAACCTCGACCCGCGCAGCGCGCACGGCTCGGGCGACGTCAAGTACCACCTCGGCACCGAGGGCACGTTCACCACGCCCGAGGGCGAGAAGATCGCGATCACGCTGGCCGCCAACCCCAGCCACCTGGAGACCGTCGACCCGGTCGCCGAGGGCATCGTGCGCGCCAAGCAGGACGTCCTCAACAAGGGCGCCAACGGCTTCACCGTGCTGCCGGTCCTGATCCACGGCGACGCCGCGTTCGCCGGGCAGGGCGTGGTGGCCGAGACCCTGAACCTGTCGCAGTTGCGCGGATACCGCACCGGCGGCACCGTGCACATCATCGTCAACAACCAGGTGGGTTTCACCACCTCGCCCAAGGACAGCCGCTCCAGCGTCTACGCCACCGACGTGGCCCGCATGGTGCAGGCGCCGATCTTCCACGTCAACGGGGACGACCCCGAGGCCGTGGTCCGGGTGGCGCAACTGGCCTTCGCCTACCGGCAGGCGTTCAACAAGGACGTCGTCATCGATCTGGTCTGCTACCGGCGCCGCGGGCACAACGAGGCCGACAACCCCTCGTTCACCCAGCCGCTGATGTACGACGTGATCGACGCCAAGCGGTCCACCCGCAAGCTGTACACCGAGGCGCTGATCGGCCGCGGCGACATCTCGGTCGAGGAGGCCGAGCAGGCGCTGCGCGACTACCAGCAGCAGTTGGAACGCGCCTTCACCGAGACCCGTGAGGCCGCCAAGAAGCCGGTCGAACCGGGATCGGTGATCAAGCCCGAGGTGTTCGACGAGGGCCGGATCGACCACTCCGCCACCGGGACGGCGATCACCGACGAGGTCGTCAAGCGGGTGGTGGAGACCCAGGTCTCGCTGCCCGAGGGCTTCACCCCGCACCCGAGGCTGCTACCCCAACTGCAGCGCCGCGCCCGGATGGTCGAGGAGGACAAGATCGACTGGGCGCTCGGCGAGACGCTGGCGTTCGGCTCGCTGCTGATCGACGGCCACCCGGTGCGCCTGGTCGGCCAGGACAGCCGACGCGGCACCTTCGGCCAGCGCCACGCCGTCCTGGTCGACCGCGATACCGGAGCGGAGCACACCCCGCTCAAGAAGTTCGACCGGGGAACCTCGAAGTTCTACGTGCACGACTCGCTGCTGAGCGAGTACGCGGCGCTGGGCTTCGAATACGGCTACTCGGTGGAGCGCCCCGACGCCCTGGTGGCCTGGGAGGCGCAGTTCGGCGACTTCGTCAACGGCGCCCAGACCGTCATCGACGAGTACATCAGTTCGGGTGAGCAGAAGTGGGGACAGCGCTCCAGCGTCACCCTGCTGCTGCCCCACGGCTACGAGGGCCAGGGCCCCGACCACTCCTCCGGGCGCATCGAGCGCTTCCTGCAGCTGTGCGCGCAGGAGAACATGACGGTCGCGCTGCCCACCACCCCGGCGAACTACTTCCACCTGCTGCGCTGGCAGGTGAAGTCGCCGTACCGGCGCCCGCTGGTTGTGTTCACGCCCAAGTCGATGCTGCGGCACAAGGCGGCCGTCTCGGCCACCTCGGAGTTCACCTCCGGGGCGTTCCAGCCGCTCATCCCCGACACCAGCGGCATCGCGCCGAACGACGTGCGGCGTGTGGTGCTGTGCTCCGGCAAGGTCTACTACGACCTCGACGCCGCCCGGAGGAGCACCGGGGACACCCACACCGCGATCATCCGGGTGGAGCGGCTCTACCCGCTGCCGATCGACGAGATCCGCCAGCAGCTCAAGGCCTTCCCCAACGCGGGTGAGGTCCTGTGGGTGCAGGAGGAGCCGGCGAACATGGGACCGTGGCCGTTCGTCGCGCTGGTCTTCTCCGAGCAGTTGGACCGCCCGTTCACCCGGGTGTCGCGTTCGGCGAGCTCCTCCCCTGCCGCGGGCTCGGCCAAGCGGCACGAGTTGGAGCAGCAGGCCCTGGTGAACACGGTCTTCCCGCCGACCGACTGA